The nucleotide sequence GCGCGGAGGAGGTTCTCGCGAACCTGCAGAGCCTCATCCATTTCGCGGAATCCCATCGCGCCAGCGACCTCTCCACCTTCTTCGAAGTGTGGGATCGATCAACGAACCGGGAAATCGGACTTCCGCAGGCCCCGCTGTACTCGAAGGAAGACGATGTCGTCACGCTCTCGACGATCCACCAGGCGAAGGGGCTGGAGTGGCCGCTCGTCTTCCTGATCCGCGTCGAGCGGAAGCTCTGGACCCCCCGTACGAACGAGTACTGGTCCGATCCCGAACTCGGACCCCTGTTCTGCCTCAAGGCGTCCGACCGGGGGGCGCGGGGCCACCGCATCCTGCGTCGCGAGGAACTCGAAGCGACGGCGGAGGAAGCACGCCTCCTGTACGTGGCCGCGACGCGGGCCCGGGACCGGCTCGTCCTCGCGGGACCGAAGGAGGGCAAGGGCTATGACCGCTGGCTCGCCGAGGGGGAGGCTCCCGAGCGGGGCGATCCGGCCGTGCGCGCCGCCCCGGAGACGAGCCGGCCCCCGACGCTCGCGTGGCTGGACGGATACGAGGTCGCCGAGCCGCCGGCGCTGATCCAGCCGCTCTCCGAGCCGCCGCTGCGCTGGACCCGTTCGGCGACCGAACTCATGCTCCTGGAAGAGGATCCGGAGGAATGGGAGCGCCGGTACAGGCACGGCGCGCTCGCCCCGTGGCACTTCGCGCCCGAAGCCTCGGCGGAGGAGGCGGGGCTCCCGGCCGTGGTCCGGGGGCAGATCATCCACGGCGTGCTGGAGCGGCTGGAGGCGGAGGCCGAGATCGCGCGCGTCGTCGAGGAGACCATCGGCTCGCTGGACGAACCCGAACTCGAAGCCATGCTCCGTCCCGGCAGCGAATACCGCGAGCAACTGGAGGAGGAGATCCGCCGCGTGGCGGCGAGCGAGGAGTGGGCCTGGTACACGGAGGGCGAACTCGGCCGCGACTACTGGAAGGAACTCACCTTCACGCACCTCGTGGGCGCGCGGGACTGGCGGTTCGGCGCCTTCGACCTGTACCGGCGCCTCGCCGGCCCCGGCCCGGGCTCCGGCACCGCGCCTCCCCGCCTAACGGGAGCCCTCGGCCTGGAACAGGGCCTGGACGCCCTCGTCATCGACTTCAAGACGCACGACATCACGGCGGCCCAGGCTCCACGCGCGGCGCGCAGCTACCGGATCCAGGCCGACGTGTACCGGGCAGCCGCCTCGAGCATGGCCGGCCGGGTCGCCGTCGGCCTGCACTTCACCGGCCCGAACGCACTCGTCCCGATGCCGGAAGAATCCCCCGCCTGATTCGGTGAGCGTCCTTTGCGTGCCGCACATCCGTGAAGAGACCTACGAATCCGTGAAGGTTTCCTGGCATTTGGCGCCTATTGTGAAGCGATTCGCAAATCCGTGAAAGATTTTTGACCGAATACGGGCTCGGGTTGTGATCTTTTTTCCCCCATGCTGGAAAATTGTGAACATTTTCTTGCGTTTCGCTGGATTTGTGATAGTTTTCGGCGGTTCGTGAAGGTTTTCTTGCGAAAACGGCAACTCCGTGAACTATGCGGTTTCTTCCATGAGCTTCCGATGGCGGCCTCCAGAACCGGGGCAACCTGCGGGTTACGCTGCGCTCATTGCGCGGCACGACCTTGAAGTTCCGCTGCCGCCACGGATGGCCGCCATCGCCAAGCGTCATCGCCCCACCTCGACACGCGAGTGGATGTTGCTTTCTCCGGGCCACGCCCCGGAGGAGAGTCTTCGAGGACACCTCGAGTTCGCTTTGAAGTGGGAGGGGGTGAGCTTGGGGGTGCTCGCTGCTCTCTTCAGGCAGATCGACCCGCGAGAGATCGTGCGTATGGTGCGTGCCAAGCCAACGGGCGCCTACGTGCGCCGCATCTGGTTCCTGTACGAGTGGCTGCTGGACACGCGCCTGGATCTCCCCGACGCCGGGAAGGTGAAGGCCGTTCCCGTGGTGGATCCAAAGCAGCAGTTTGCTTCGGCGAGCGGCCCTCTCTCACGACGGCATCGTGTGCGCAACAACCTGCCCGGCACGAACCGGTTCTGTCCGCTCGTCCGGCGGACTCCCGAGCTTGAGCGCTATTCGGACATGCGCCTCGGCGAGCAGGCTCAAGTTGTCGTTGGTCGTACCCATCCGGATATCGTTCGGCGCGCAGCGGCGTTTCTACTCCTCGAGGACAGCCAGGCATCGTTTCAGATCGAGGGCGAGCACCCGACGCCGGATCGCGGGCTCCGGTGGGGCCAGGCGATCGGCGCGGCCGGCCAGCGAGACCTTGGGGTCGATGAACTGGTGCGCCTGCAGGAACTCGTGATCGGGGACTCGAGATTCGTCGAACTCGGGGTCCGGACCGAGGGCGGGTGGATCGGCGAGCGCAACCGGGCGACGCGCGATCCGATTCCGGAGCATATCAGCGCACGTCCGGACGACCTCCCGGATCTGATGCGGGGCGTGGTCGAGTATGGCCGGATGGCGGAAGAAACGTCCGTCGATCCCGTCATATCCGCGGCGGCCCTGTCCTTCGGCTTCGTGTACATCCATCCCTTCGAAGACGGGAACGGACGCCTTCACCGCTGGTTGATCCATCACGTTCTCGCCCGAGCGGGCTACAATCCGCCGCACCTTGTATTCCCGGTGAGCGTGCCCATGCTCAGGCGGATCTCGGAGTACCGCGAGGTTCTCCGGAGCTACTCGTCGAGGGTCCTGCCCCTGGTTGAATGGCGCGCGACGAGTGGACACAACGTCGAGGTTCTGAACGAAACGGGCGACTTCTACCGGTTCTTCGACGCCACGGCTCACGCCGAGTTCCTCTATCGATGCGTCGAGGAGACCGTGATCCGGGATCTCCCGGACGAAGTTGCATACCTGGAGGGCTACGACGAGTTCGCGCGGCGGGTCCAGGAGGAAGTGGCGGACATGCCGGACCGGACGATCGATCTCCTGTCTACGTTCCTCCGGCAGAATGGCGGCAGGCTGTCGAAGCGGGCTCGCACCCGTGAGTTCGAACGATTGACCGCGGATGAGGTAGAGCGGGTCGAGGCGCTCTACGCGAGTTGCTTTTCCGCAGAGGTTTCTTGAGGGACAGGTCACCACGGAACCATCGGAGGCGAGGCGATGACGGGGACGCTGGAGCGCTGGTTCGGGTTGTCGGAGCGCGGCTCCGACGTGCGGACGGAGGTGACCGCGGGGGTCACGACCTTCCTGACGATGGTCTACATCGCCTTCGTCAACCCGTCGATCCTCTCCGAGGCCGGGATGCCGTTCGGTCCCGTGTTCGTCGCGACCTGCCTCGCGACGGCCTTCGCCACGCTCGTGATGGGACTGTACGCGAACTACCCGATCGCGCTGGCGCCGGGGATGGGGCTGAACGCCTTCTTCACCTACGGCGTCGTGCTCGGCATGGGGTATCCGTGGGAGGTCGCGCTCGGGGCCGTGTTCGTGTCGGGGACGCTGTTCGTCACGCTGAGCGTGCTCCCGGTGCGGCGCTGGATCATCGACGCGATCCCCCGGGGCCAGAAGATGGCGATCTCGGCCGGTATCGGGATCTTCCTGGGGGTGATCGCGCTTCGAAGCGCGGGGATCATCGAGGGGAGTCCGGACACGCTCCTCACCGTGGGCGAACTGACGGCGGCGCCGGCGGTGCTGGCCCTGCTGGGCTTCTGCGCGATCGCGGCGCTCTCGGCTCGCCGCGTCCCGGGCGCGGCGATCCTCGGCATGCTCGGCGTGACGGCCATGGGCCTGATCCTGGGCGTGTCGGAATGGCACGGCTTCGCGTCGCTGCCGCCCGATCCGACCCCCACGCTGCTCGCGCTCGACATCGGCGCCGCGCTGCAAATGGGCATGATCGCCGTCATCTTCACCTTCCTCATCGTGGACCTCTTCGACACCGCAGGTACGCTGATCGGGGTCGCGCACCAGGCCGACCTCCTGGATGACGACGGCCGGCTGCCGCGCATCGAGCGGGCGCTCATGGCCGACTCGACCGGGACCGTGGCGGGGACGCTGCTCGGGACCTCGTCGGTGACCAGCTACATCGAGAGCGCCGCGGGCGTGAGCGCCGGCGGCCGCACCGGTCTGACGGCCGTCGTCGTGGCCGGGCTCTTCCTCGCCTGTCTCTTCCTCTCACCCCTGGCGGAGTCCGTCCCTCCGTTCGCGACCGCGGCGGCAATTCTGTACGTCGCCTGTCTCATGACCCGCGCGTTGAAGGACGTGGAATGGGACGACATCACCGAGTCCGCCGCGGCGGTCGTCACCGCGATCGCGATCCCCCTTACGCATTCCATCGCCGATGGAATCGGCCTCGGCTTCATCACCTACGTCGCCATCAAGGTGCTGGCGGGCCGCTGGCGCGAGTGCCCGCCGATGCTGCTGGTGGTGGCGCTGGTGTTCGCCGCGAAGTTCATCTGGCTGTAACCTCCCGGCGCGTACACGCGTTAGCCCCGATCCTCCTGCAATAGAGAGGCTGAATGAACCTGACCGCACGGTCACTTCGCGGGTTGTCCACAGTTCTGCTCCTCCTCGCGGCGCCGGCGGCCGCGGCCGGCCAGGCTGAATTCCAGCTCCAGCTCGGCAAGCTCGTGAACCCGTTCACGGACACGAGACACGGGACGACCATCGTCACCTTCCAGCACGCCGCGCAGTGGTCGTGGGGCGACCACTTCATGTTCTTCGACTACGCCGCGGACGGGGGGAACGACGGAATCAACGAGAAGGACCTGTACGGCGAGTGGTATCCGTCGCTGAGTCTCGGGAAGATCGGCGGCGGCCGCGCGGGTTTCGGCCCGATCCGCGACTTCGCCCTGCTCGGCGGCGTGAACTACGGCTCGCAGGCGAAGGTGCTCAAGTACACGCCGGGGTTCCGGGCGTCGTGGGACATCCCGGGGTTCGCCTTCCTCAACACGGACTTCGCCCGCATCGTCGACGCTTCGAGCGGGGTCGACAACGGCGGCGCGCCGGCGACGGAAGACGGCTGGATGTTCGATGTGAACTGGCTCGCGACGTGGGAGATGCTGGGCCAGACGTTCACCTTCACCGGCCACGCGGAGTACATTCCCGCCGTAACGAATGAGTTCGGCGACGAAGTCCGCGCCTGGATCCTCGCCCAGCCGCAGTTGACCGTGGACGTGGGCCGGATCCTGGGCGGCGAGGGAGGTCGCCTGATGAGCGGCATCGAATACCAGTACTGGCGCAACAAGCTGGGAACGGACGTGTCGGAGAGCGCGGTCCAGTTCCTCGTGGTCTGGCGGCTGTGAACTCCGTGCCCGCCCCGCGCATGACGGGCCGGCGGCCGAGGCGCCGGCGGTTCGGGCGCCGCGGGTCCGCCAGTTCGCTGCTCGCCGTTGCGGTGGTCCTCGGTTCCGTGCCGAGCGGTCCCACCCTCCTCTCGGCCCAGACGCCCGAGCAGCGCTACTCCGACTGGGTCCGGCCGGGCTTTCGCCCGCAGGAATACGAGTTCCGCCGCAACCGCATCGTCGACGGCCTGCGCGCCACCGGGGGCGGTCTCCTGCTCGTCCCCTCGTCGGACGGCATCACGCACGGCGAGACGTTCCGGCAGCTCGAGGACTTCTGGTACCTGACGGGGCTGGAAGTCCCGCAGTCGATGCTCGTGCTGGACGCGAGTCGCGGCATCTCGATCCTCTTCATGCCGCAGCGGGATCCGCGCTTCGAGAACCCGGGCCGACCGAACGACTTCCCGGGCCGCCCGCTGCTCGACGACTACCAGATCCGCGGCATCGGCGGCGCGGATGACTACCGGGGCATCGCCGAACTCGACGGCTTCCTGCGCGAGCGCGTGGAGAGGGGCGAGATCCTTCGGGTGAACGCGGGCGCCGCGGGTGAGGTTCCCGACCCGGCCGTTCCCCTGATCGGGAGTCTCGACCCCACGGCGTCTCTCATCCGGCGACTGCGGGACGATTTCCCGGAGGCGGAGTTGGTGAACGCGTTCGAGATCGTGGCCCGCCTGCGCATGGTGAAGTCGCCCGCCGAGATCATGCGCATGCGGCGCGCGGCGGACGCCACGATGCGCGGGATCCGGGCGGCCGCCGCCCTGGTTCGGCCGGGGGTCGACGAGCGCACGCTCCAGGGCGAGTTCGAGCGCGCCTGCCGCCAGGCAGGCGCCCAGTCCATCCCGTTCACCCCGATCATCAAGTCAGGTCCGAACAGCCTGTGGCCGTGGCGCGTCCTCGCGGCCCACTACGACCGCCGCAACCGCACGCTGCAGGACGAAGACCTCGTGATCTTCGACGTCGGGTGCG is from Candidatus Palauibacter scopulicola and encodes:
- a CDS encoding Fic family protein, which translates into the protein MLAALFRQIDPREIVRMVRAKPTGAYVRRIWFLYEWLLDTRLDLPDAGKVKAVPVVDPKQQFASASGPLSRRHRVRNNLPGTNRFCPLVRRTPELERYSDMRLGEQAQVVVGRTHPDIVRRAAAFLLLEDSQASFQIEGEHPTPDRGLRWGQAIGAAGQRDLGVDELVRLQELVIGDSRFVELGVRTEGGWIGERNRATRDPIPEHISARPDDLPDLMRGVVEYGRMAEETSVDPVISAAALSFGFVYIHPFEDGNGRLHRWLIHHVLARAGYNPPHLVFPVSVPMLRRISEYREVLRSYSSRVLPLVEWRATSGHNVEVLNETGDFYRFFDATAHAEFLYRCVEETVIRDLPDEVAYLEGYDEFARRVQEEVADMPDRTIDLLSTFLRQNGGRLSKRARTREFERLTADEVERVEALYASCFSAEVS
- a CDS encoding Xaa-Pro peptidase family protein; its protein translation is MPAPRMTGRRPRRRRFGRRGSASSLLAVAVVLGSVPSGPTLLSAQTPEQRYSDWVRPGFRPQEYEFRRNRIVDGLRATGGGLLLVPSSDGITHGETFRQLEDFWYLTGLEVPQSMLVLDASRGISILFMPQRDPRFENPGRPNDFPGRPLLDDYQIRGIGGADDYRGIAELDGFLRERVERGEILRVNAGAAGEVPDPAVPLIGSLDPTASLIRRLRDDFPEAELVNAFEIVARLRMVKSPAEIMRMRRAADATMRGIRAAAALVRPGVDERTLQGEFERACRQAGAQSIPFTPIIKSGPNSLWPWRVLAAHYDRRNRTLQDEDLVIFDVGCEINGYVSDVGRTFPANGAFTEVQREKLLVSTRAAEAVIAAVRPGVTLRELTQVAYDAIPDEEERYMQTPSFFGHHIGLSTGDPALLDEPLAPGMVFTIEPWYYNHDLGVSVFVEEVVLVTEDGAEVLTDALPRDPAALEGLVP
- a CDS encoding NCS2 family permease → MTGTLERWFGLSERGSDVRTEVTAGVTTFLTMVYIAFVNPSILSEAGMPFGPVFVATCLATAFATLVMGLYANYPIALAPGMGLNAFFTYGVVLGMGYPWEVALGAVFVSGTLFVTLSVLPVRRWIIDAIPRGQKMAISAGIGIFLGVIALRSAGIIEGSPDTLLTVGELTAAPAVLALLGFCAIAALSARRVPGAAILGMLGVTAMGLILGVSEWHGFASLPPDPTPTLLALDIGAALQMGMIAVIFTFLIVDLFDTAGTLIGVAHQADLLDDDGRLPRIERALMADSTGTVAGTLLGTSSVTSYIESAAGVSAGGRTGLTAVVVAGLFLACLFLSPLAESVPPFATAAAILYVACLMTRALKDVEWDDITESAAAVVTAIAIPLTHSIADGIGLGFITYVAIKVLAGRWRECPPMLLVVALVFAAKFIWL